A single region of the Streptomyces caelestis genome encodes:
- a CDS encoding choice-of-anchor M domain-containing protein, giving the protein MRTRRRLLTVTGIAAAALATAGLHTSAFAATTLSSGHVDVLDAEWDGADLHLHVHDEENGTEYEPADVTLSVPAAAKVANPGLGFLGSGSQIWLLPDTEAEADAAGVLFPGVSTEHLTTGVFANNTVTYRLVSATRNGAATDDFSVYDSSGTRWYDSNPNTTNFKSRPFGVGTHNHANWAFEEAGTYKLTFRVQGTAGGVTESATETYTVVVSS; this is encoded by the coding sequence TTGCGTACCCGCAGACGCCTGCTGACCGTCACAGGCATCGCCGCCGCCGCGCTCGCCACGGCCGGTCTCCACACCTCCGCCTTCGCCGCCACCACCCTGAGCAGCGGCCACGTCGACGTCCTCGACGCCGAGTGGGACGGCGCCGACCTGCACCTGCACGTCCACGACGAGGAGAACGGCACCGAGTACGAGCCGGCCGACGTGACCCTGTCGGTGCCGGCGGCGGCGAAGGTCGCCAACCCGGGCCTCGGTTTCCTCGGCTCCGGCAGCCAGATCTGGCTGCTGCCGGACACCGAGGCCGAGGCCGACGCGGCCGGGGTGCTGTTCCCCGGCGTCTCCACCGAGCACCTCACCACCGGCGTCTTCGCCAACAACACCGTCACCTACCGGCTCGTGAGCGCCACCCGCAACGGTGCCGCCACCGACGACTTCAGCGTTTACGACAGCAGCGGAACCCGCTGGTACGACAGCAACCCGAACACGACCAACTTCAAGTCCCGGCCCTTCGGCGTGGGCACGCACAACCACGCCAACTGGGCCTTCGAGGAGGCCGGCACGTACAAGCTGACGTTTCGCGTCCAGGGCACGGCCGGCGGCGTGACGGAGTCCGCCACCGAGACGTACACCGTCGTCGTCAGCTCGTGA
- a CDS encoding anchored repeat-type ABC transporter ATP-binding subunit, with the protein MADRPADRTGPLLRVTGATVVLGGRTALERADLSVGAGELVGLIGPNGAGKTTLLRAVLGLVPLAGGEVAVEGRTGRRAGQRIGYVPQRHEFAWDFPVDIAGAVLTGRTRQLGWLRRPGAADRAAVAEALELTGLTALRRRPIGELSGGQRQRVLVARALAAGPRILLLDEPFTGVDVPTQELLNELFGRLAAEGRALLMTTHDLAAAARTCHRVALINRTVVAEGGPELLADPDQMLRAFGLDRAIGTVTAS; encoded by the coding sequence GTGGCTGACCGACCGGCAGACCGCACGGGCCCCCTGCTGAGGGTCACGGGCGCCACCGTCGTCCTCGGCGGGCGAACCGCCCTGGAACGGGCCGATCTGTCCGTCGGCGCGGGAGAACTGGTCGGGCTCATCGGGCCCAACGGCGCCGGCAAGACGACCTTGCTGCGGGCCGTGCTCGGGCTGGTTCCACTGGCCGGGGGAGAGGTGGCCGTGGAGGGCCGGACCGGGCGCCGGGCCGGGCAGCGGATCGGCTACGTGCCCCAACGGCACGAGTTCGCCTGGGACTTCCCCGTCGACATCGCGGGAGCGGTCCTCACCGGCCGTACCCGGCAGCTGGGCTGGCTGCGCCGCCCGGGCGCGGCGGACCGGGCGGCGGTGGCCGAGGCCCTGGAGCTGACCGGGCTCACCGCTCTGCGCCGGCGCCCGATCGGGGAACTGTCAGGCGGCCAGCGGCAGCGGGTCCTGGTGGCCCGCGCCCTGGCCGCCGGCCCGCGCATCCTGCTCCTCGACGAACCGTTCACCGGCGTCGACGTCCCCACCCAGGAGCTGTTGAACGAGTTGTTCGGCCGGCTGGCCGCGGAAGGCAGGGCACTGTTGATGACCACCCACGACCTGGCGGCCGCCGCCCGCACCTGCCACCGGGTGGCGCTGATCAACCGCACGGTCGTGGCCGAAGGCGGCCCCGAACTCCTCGCCGACCCCGACCAGATGCTGCGCGCCTTCGGCCTCGACCGCGCGATCGGCACGGTGACCGCGTCATGA
- a CDS encoding metal ABC transporter ATP-binding protein → MPRAREGRTDDPDRGADAAVISLRGAALSYGGRVLWQGLELDVRPGEFLAVLGPNGSGKTSLVRAVLGGRQLSAGTLTVLGRPPRRGSRHIGYVPQQATLSAHAMLRARDLVRFGIDGHGFGPRLRSRAVRRRVDEVLASVGAAAYADVPVGLLSGGERQRVRVGQALATDPRILLCDEPLLSLDLHHQRAVTRLVDDRRRSHGTAVVFVTHEINPVLGLVDRVLYLARGGYRVGTPDEVLTSEALSQLYGTQIDVVRVRDRITVVGVPDEVAEPPHHPEPPHGVRP, encoded by the coding sequence TTGCCCCGTGCCCGCGAGGGCAGGACGGATGACCCGGACCGCGGCGCGGACGCCGCGGTGATCAGCCTGCGTGGTGCGGCCCTCTCCTACGGCGGGCGCGTGCTGTGGCAGGGCCTCGAACTCGACGTACGACCGGGTGAGTTCCTGGCCGTGCTCGGGCCGAACGGATCGGGCAAGACCAGCCTGGTCCGCGCCGTGCTGGGCGGGCGGCAGCTGTCCGCGGGCACGCTGACAGTCCTGGGCCGCCCGCCCCGCAGGGGCAGCCGGCACATCGGCTACGTCCCGCAGCAGGCGACCCTGTCCGCCCACGCGATGCTGCGCGCCCGGGACCTGGTCCGCTTCGGCATCGACGGACACGGCTTCGGTCCCCGGCTGCGCTCGCGCGCCGTCCGCCGCCGCGTGGACGAGGTCCTCGCATCGGTCGGGGCCGCCGCCTACGCGGACGTGCCCGTCGGCCTGCTCTCCGGCGGCGAACGTCAACGTGTGCGCGTCGGGCAGGCGTTGGCGACCGACCCGCGCATCCTGCTCTGCGACGAGCCGCTGCTCTCCCTCGACCTGCACCATCAGCGGGCGGTGACGCGACTGGTGGACGACCGGCGCCGCTCGCACGGCACGGCCGTGGTCTTCGTGACCCACGAGATCAACCCCGTGCTCGGCCTGGTGGACCGCGTGCTCTACCTGGCCCGCGGCGGCTACCGCGTCGGCACACCCGACGAGGTGCTGACCTCCGAGGCGCTCTCACAGCTGTACGGCACGCAGATCGACGTCGTCCGCGTCCGGGACCGGATCACGGTCGTGGGCGTGCCCGACGAGGTGGCCGAGCCGCCGCACCACCCCGAGCCGCCGCACGGAGTACGGCCATGA
- a CDS encoding metal ABC transporter permease: MTLADGIWQQIFNFDHYGELLTLVRNSLIAGVALGLVGGLVGVFVIMRDLPFAVHGISELSFAGASAALLLGVNIVGGSIVGSLIAAGAIGLLGSRARDRNSVIGTLMPFGLGLGVLFLALYKGRAANKFGILTGQIVAVDTPQMSWLLGTAAVVLVALMFMWRPLAFASADPEVAEARGVPVRGLSFAFMLVLGLAVALSVQIVGALLVLTLVVTPAAAAARITASPVLLPVLSVAFAVTSIEGGILLALGSSIPISPYVTTISFTIYIGCRLVGTYRTRTSGPKRHHDVVANPS; encoded by the coding sequence ATGACCCTCGCCGACGGGATCTGGCAGCAGATCTTCAACTTCGACCACTACGGCGAACTGCTCACCCTGGTCCGCAACTCCCTCATCGCCGGCGTCGCACTCGGCCTGGTCGGCGGCCTGGTGGGAGTCTTCGTGATCATGCGGGACCTGCCGTTCGCGGTGCACGGCATCAGCGAGCTGTCGTTCGCCGGCGCCTCGGCCGCGCTGCTGCTGGGCGTGAACATCGTGGGCGGCTCGATCGTCGGGTCGCTGATCGCGGCCGGAGCGATCGGCCTGCTCGGGTCCCGGGCCCGGGACCGCAACTCGGTGATCGGCACGCTCATGCCGTTCGGCCTCGGCCTCGGCGTGCTGTTCCTCGCCCTGTACAAGGGGCGGGCGGCGAACAAGTTCGGGATACTCACGGGGCAGATCGTCGCCGTCGACACCCCGCAGATGTCCTGGCTTCTCGGTACCGCGGCCGTCGTCCTCGTGGCGCTGATGTTCATGTGGCGGCCGCTGGCGTTCGCCAGTGCCGACCCGGAAGTGGCCGAGGCGCGTGGCGTCCCGGTGCGGGGACTGTCCTTCGCCTTCATGCTCGTGCTGGGGCTCGCGGTCGCGCTGTCGGTGCAGATCGTCGGGGCGTTGCTGGTCCTGACGCTCGTCGTCACCCCCGCGGCCGCCGCGGCCCGGATCACGGCCTCCCCGGTGCTGTTGCCGGTGCTCAGCGTGGCCTTCGCGGTGACCTCGATCGAGGGCGGGATCCTGCTCGCCCTGGGCAGCAGCATCCCCATCAGCCCGTACGTCACCACCATCTCGTTCACGATCTACATCGGCTGCCGACTGGTGGGCACCTACCGGACGCGCACAAGTGGTCCCAAGCGCCACCACGATGTCGTTGCCAACCCTTCATGA
- a CDS encoding TerD family protein codes for MGVSLSKGGNVSLSKEAPGLTAVLVGLGWDVRTTTGTDYDLDASALLLDTSGKVPSDQHFVFYNNLKSPDGSVEHTGDNLTGEGEGDDESVKVNLAAVPAEIDKIVFPVSIHDAENRGQSFGQVRNDFIRVVNQANNQEIARYDLSEDASSETAMVFGELYRHGTEWKFRAVGQGYASGLAGIATDFGVNV; via the coding sequence GTGGGAGTTTCCCTGTCCAAGGGCGGCAACGTCTCGCTCAGCAAGGAGGCGCCGGGTCTCACCGCCGTCCTGGTCGGCCTGGGCTGGGACGTACGCACGACCACCGGCACCGACTACGACCTCGACGCCTCCGCCCTGCTCCTCGACACCTCCGGCAAGGTCCCCTCGGACCAGCACTTCGTCTTCTACAACAACCTGAAGAGCCCGGACGGTTCGGTCGAGCACACCGGCGACAACCTCACCGGGGAGGGCGAGGGCGACGACGAGTCGGTCAAGGTGAACCTCGCCGCCGTGCCCGCCGAGATCGACAAGATCGTGTTCCCGGTGTCCATCCACGACGCCGAGAACCGCGGACAGAGCTTCGGGCAGGTCCGCAACGACTTCATCCGGGTCGTCAACCAGGCGAACAACCAGGAGATCGCCCGTTACGACCTGTCCGAGGACGCCTCCAGCGAGACCGCGATGGTCTTCGGCGAGCTCTACCGGCACGGCACCGAGTGGAAGTTCCGAGCCGTCGGCCAGGGCTACGCCTCCGGACTGGCCGGCATCGCCACCGACTTCGGCGTCAACGTCTGA
- a CDS encoding class I SAM-dependent methyltransferase — protein MTARQATIGELFSAGAEEFHRWSPLLWDRVGQATAEAPAPALGERVLDACCGAGASALPAARAVGVGGLVDAVDLSGALVALGERRARQEGLAHLRFHQHDVTSWAAPEGGYDLVQCALGVFFFPDMDRGTAQLAGLLRPGGRLAVTVWEKGALGGWGQAFKSAVETERAWPGSSQSARLARIDTSDTLAAWLEGLGLGDARVVRRELAVPLTPATAWDLAVGSGTRALLDGLAPAAVERVRTRFTAALEASAVTDLDVRILTGTAVA, from the coding sequence GTGACCGCTCGACAGGCCACGATCGGTGAGCTGTTCAGCGCGGGTGCCGAGGAGTTCCACCGCTGGTCGCCGCTGCTGTGGGACCGGGTGGGGCAGGCCACGGCGGAGGCGCCGGCCCCAGCCCTCGGTGAACGGGTGCTCGATGCCTGCTGCGGGGCGGGGGCCTCGGCGCTGCCCGCCGCCCGTGCGGTCGGGGTCGGCGGGCTGGTCGACGCGGTCGACCTCTCCGGTGCCCTCGTCGCGCTCGGCGAGCGGCGCGCACGGCAGGAGGGCTTGGCCCACCTGCGGTTCCACCAGCACGACGTGACGTCATGGGCGGCGCCCGAGGGCGGCTACGACCTGGTGCAGTGCGCCCTGGGCGTGTTCTTCTTCCCCGACATGGACCGCGGCACCGCCCAGCTGGCCGGGCTCCTGCGGCCGGGTGGGCGGCTCGCGGTGACCGTATGGGAGAAGGGGGCGCTCGGCGGCTGGGGGCAGGCGTTCAAGAGCGCCGTCGAGACGGAGCGTGCCTGGCCGGGTTCGTCGCAGTCGGCCCGACTGGCCCGGATCGACACCTCCGACACGCTCGCCGCCTGGCTGGAGGGCCTCGGGCTGGGCGACGCCCGGGTCGTGCGCCGGGAGCTCGCCGTGCCTCTGACGCCCGCGACCGCCTGGGACCTGGCGGTGGGCAGCGGTACGCGCGCCCTGCTCGACGGGCTCGCGCCCGCCGCGGTGGAACGCGTGCGCACCCGCTTCACCGCCGCGCTGGAGGCATCCGCGGTGACGGACCTGGACGTGCGGATCCTGACCGGGACGGCCGTGGCATGA
- a CDS encoding anchored repeat ABC transporter, substrate-binding protein translates to MRAPRPAPERAPLRTTTTVLRTTTALLAATTLLAGCGGAGAGGDGDKLTVSTTTGIIADLVRQVGGDRVEVTSIVPHHGDPHSYEPSPGDAAKVAKADLVFSNGLLLEEPGIMKMVHSNARKGTPKVPISEKLEQYGGTVIKLEEDLGLDVLWLGWAVEGEVAGDGAQVRITATELEGPGDLHVYLTDTLGTPRSYIDSADGLDAKDSFTLPPEAHTHVNWVFTKPGTYKLAVRGEIESLEGERTESGSGTITFAVGGMGDAGAEGKKLLGTGHADVALNAEKHQLSVRTDDERTGGTVHHPADEVAVSVPDKAKDTVPKEQAYRFLGAPGADIWVLPQAVIGKHVHGEMDPHAWADVANAEAYVRRVEAELAKADPDGREAYERGAGQYLKRLAALDKEVASTLATIPEANRKLITTHDAFGYLAKAYGMEVAGFVVPVPNQEPSAAEVEQLGDTIQEKKVPAVFLEPNLAARADVLRRVAEDEGVGICTIYGDSFDDRVHDYVAMMRHNAKELARCLGGEGS, encoded by the coding sequence ATGCGGGCCCCGAGACCAGCCCCCGAGCGGGCGCCCCTACGCACCACGACAACCGTCCTACGCACGACGACCGCCCTGCTCGCCGCCACCACACTGCTCGCCGGATGCGGCGGTGCGGGCGCGGGCGGGGACGGTGACAAGCTGACGGTGTCCACGACGACCGGGATCATCGCCGACCTGGTCCGCCAGGTCGGCGGCGACCGGGTCGAGGTCACCTCGATCGTGCCGCACCACGGCGACCCCCACTCCTACGAACCGAGCCCCGGCGACGCCGCCAAGGTCGCCAAGGCCGACCTCGTCTTCAGCAACGGGCTGCTGCTGGAGGAGCCCGGGATCATGAAGATGGTGCACAGCAACGCCCGTAAGGGCACGCCCAAGGTGCCGATCAGCGAGAAGCTGGAGCAGTACGGCGGCACGGTCATCAAGCTGGAGGAGGACCTCGGCCTGGACGTGCTCTGGCTCGGCTGGGCGGTGGAGGGCGAGGTCGCCGGAGACGGAGCACAGGTCCGTATCACCGCCACGGAGCTGGAGGGGCCGGGCGATCTGCACGTCTACCTCACCGACACGCTCGGCACCCCGCGCAGCTACATCGACTCAGCCGACGGCCTCGACGCCAAGGACTCCTTCACCCTGCCGCCCGAGGCACACACCCACGTCAACTGGGTGTTCACCAAGCCCGGTACGTACAAGCTCGCTGTCCGAGGAGAGATCGAGTCCCTGGAGGGCGAGCGCACCGAGTCCGGCAGCGGGACCATCACGTTCGCGGTGGGCGGCATGGGCGACGCGGGCGCCGAGGGGAAGAAGCTGCTCGGCACCGGCCACGCCGATGTCGCGCTGAATGCCGAGAAGCACCAGTTGTCCGTACGGACGGACGACGAGAGGACCGGCGGCACGGTGCACCACCCGGCGGACGAGGTCGCCGTGTCCGTACCGGACAAGGCGAAGGACACCGTGCCGAAGGAGCAGGCGTACCGCTTCCTCGGCGCGCCCGGAGCCGACATCTGGGTGCTGCCGCAGGCCGTCATCGGCAAGCACGTGCACGGCGAGATGGACCCGCACGCCTGGGCGGACGTCGCCAACGCGGAGGCCTACGTGCGGCGTGTCGAGGCCGAGCTGGCCAAGGCCGACCCGGACGGCCGCGAGGCCTACGAGCGCGGCGCCGGACAGTACCTGAAGCGGCTGGCCGCGCTGGACAAGGAGGTCGCGAGCACCCTCGCCACCATCCCCGAGGCCAATCGCAAGCTCATCACCACGCACGACGCCTTCGGCTACCTCGCCAAGGCCTACGGCATGGAGGTCGCGGGCTTCGTCGTCCCCGTGCCCAACCAGGAGCCGAGCGCGGCCGAGGTGGAGCAACTCGGCGACACCATCCAGGAGAAGAAGGTCCCGGCGGTCTTCCTGGAACCCAATCTCGCCGCCCGCGCCGACGTACTGCGCCGGGTCGCCGAGGACGAGGGGGTCGGGATCTGCACGATCTATGGCGACTCCTTCGACGACAGGGTCCACGACTACGTGGCGATGATGCGCCACAACGCCAAGGAACTGGCCCGCTGCCTGGGCGGGGAGGGGAGTTGA
- a CDS encoding TIGR03773 family transporter-associated surface protein, translating to MTGTAGRRQRIAAAVALAAIGAMALGAAPEPGATTAAGQIVQGGQRAALDAQDRPVEVDDTHRTALPNDETYRFLGEPGAVIWELADAPWDTTWKAADAVRRSLTGVEGPGALVGYDLNGDGEPVVRFDSGHDLPDGHDLPAGTGGEGTRWVFAAPGTYTLTLATETGSADGEQPSSSGETYTVLVGDEAIERATQEPATDAEAPRETPSADSAGNPETAEPPATAPEAGARKPAVAAAPADAADATVVSTKKTLDEGHIDLAARVVDRKLQIHIKDGTIAGKTTWREPSSVVLHVKPAAKKTIPASDDFAFLGKEGDPVWLLDQVQQDGLLWPGWSTDNIAAGATRGGVDFALTKVAGPGSYALYNYDGLSGATVLFNSGDGVPDSFTVPANSHAHGGWAFSKEGVYRLTFRMSGTLANGTKVSDTETVTFAVGDTDPGTVAPGDGSGKGSPGTSGSPDTGSDTSGSGSTAGSDSGSGSGSTGGTSTDGSGDGSMASTGAGQTLLLGTAAAALTTLGAASVLAARRRRTARG from the coding sequence ATGACGGGCACAGCAGGAAGACGTCAGCGGATCGCCGCGGCCGTGGCACTCGCCGCGATCGGGGCGATGGCCCTCGGTGCGGCCCCGGAACCCGGCGCGACCACGGCCGCCGGGCAGATCGTCCAGGGCGGGCAGCGGGCTGCGCTCGACGCGCAGGACCGGCCCGTCGAGGTCGACGACACTCACCGGACCGCCCTGCCGAACGACGAGACGTACCGCTTTCTCGGTGAACCGGGCGCGGTCATCTGGGAGTTGGCGGACGCCCCCTGGGACACGACGTGGAAGGCGGCAGACGCTGTGCGCCGGTCGCTCACCGGAGTGGAAGGCCCGGGCGCGCTGGTCGGGTACGACCTGAACGGGGACGGCGAACCGGTCGTGCGCTTCGACAGCGGGCACGACCTGCCGGACGGCCACGACCTGCCGGCCGGCACCGGCGGGGAGGGCACACGGTGGGTGTTCGCCGCCCCCGGCACGTACACCCTCACCTTGGCCACCGAGACCGGCTCTGCCGACGGCGAGCAGCCGAGCAGCTCCGGGGAGACGTACACGGTCCTCGTCGGCGACGAGGCCATCGAGCGGGCCACGCAGGAGCCCGCGACCGATGCGGAGGCGCCGCGAGAGACGCCATCGGCCGACAGCGCCGGGAACCCTGAGACGGCCGAGCCGCCCGCCACCGCTCCGGAAGCCGGGGCACGGAAGCCCGCTGTGGCAGCCGCCCCGGCAGACGCGGCGGACGCCACCGTCGTCAGCACGAAGAAGACACTCGACGAAGGGCACATCGACCTCGCCGCACGGGTCGTCGACCGGAAGCTGCAGATCCACATCAAGGACGGCACCATCGCCGGGAAGACCACCTGGCGCGAACCCTCCTCCGTGGTGCTGCACGTCAAACCGGCCGCCAAGAAGACGATCCCGGCCAGTGACGACTTCGCCTTCCTCGGCAAGGAGGGCGACCCGGTCTGGCTGCTCGACCAGGTCCAGCAGGACGGCCTGCTCTGGCCCGGCTGGTCCACCGACAACATCGCCGCCGGAGCCACCAGGGGCGGCGTCGACTTCGCCCTGACCAAGGTGGCCGGCCCCGGCAGCTACGCCCTCTACAACTACGACGGCCTGTCCGGCGCGACCGTCCTGTTCAACAGCGGGGACGGTGTACCGGACTCCTTCACCGTCCCGGCCAACTCACACGCACACGGAGGCTGGGCGTTCAGCAAGGAGGGCGTCTACCGGCTGACCTTCAGGATGAGCGGGACGCTCGCGAACGGTACGAAGGTCTCCGACACGGAGACGGTGACGTTCGCGGTCGGTGACACCGACCCCGGTACCGTGGCGCCGGGCGACGGCTCGGGCAAGGGAAGCCCGGGGACCTCCGGCTCCCCGGACACAGGCTCGGACACGAGCGGCTCGGGCTCGACGGCCGGTTCCGACTCCGGCTCCGGTTCCGGCTCCACCGGCGGCACCTCGACCGACGGCTCCGGCGACGGCTCGATGGCCTCCACCGGCGCGGGCCAGACGTTGCTGCTGGGAACCGCGGCCGCCGCGCTCACCACCCTGGGCGCCGCGTCCGTGCTGGCCGCCCGACGCAGGAGGACCGCACGTGGCTGA
- a CDS encoding anchored repeat-type ABC transporter permease subunit gives MTDLLAFFTDPWQLPFMRRAFAVAAVIGLVCGVVGVYVVLRGMAFIGDAVAHSAFPGVALAYAFEGNLLLGGAAAGITTAVLIAFVSQNRRLKEDTVIGVFFAFAFGLGIVLVSTRDSWTTDLSSFLFGQVLAVSASDVWTVAVIGAVLVLVVVAIGKELVAVSLDRETARAAGLPVFRLDLALYVVVTTTIVMSLEAVGNILVLALLITPAATARMLTERLWAMTLLASLIGCAGGVAGLYVSYTYDLAAGGSVVVVLTALFAVTWCLAPRHGLLTRLVRRTGRAAPVPAGR, from the coding sequence ATGACCGACCTGCTCGCGTTCTTCACCGACCCCTGGCAACTTCCCTTCATGCGACGGGCGTTCGCCGTGGCAGCCGTCATCGGCCTGGTGTGTGGCGTCGTCGGCGTGTACGTCGTGCTGCGCGGCATGGCGTTCATCGGCGACGCCGTCGCCCACTCCGCGTTCCCGGGCGTCGCGCTCGCCTACGCCTTCGAGGGCAACCTGCTTCTCGGCGGGGCGGCGGCCGGCATCACCACGGCGGTGCTGATCGCCTTCGTCTCCCAGAACCGGCGGCTGAAGGAGGACACCGTGATCGGCGTCTTCTTCGCCTTCGCGTTCGGGCTGGGCATCGTGCTGGTCTCCACGCGCGACAGCTGGACGACGGACCTGTCGTCCTTCCTGTTCGGGCAGGTGCTGGCGGTGAGCGCGTCCGACGTCTGGACGGTGGCTGTGATCGGCGCGGTGCTGGTCCTGGTCGTGGTCGCGATCGGCAAGGAGCTGGTCGCCGTCAGCCTCGACCGCGAGACGGCACGCGCCGCGGGCCTGCCGGTGTTCCGCCTCGACCTGGCGCTGTACGTCGTCGTGACCACGACGATCGTGATGTCCCTGGAAGCGGTCGGCAACATCCTCGTCCTCGCCCTGCTCATCACCCCGGCCGCCACCGCCCGCATGCTCACCGAGCGGCTGTGGGCGATGACCCTGCTGGCCTCGCTCATCGGCTGCGCGGGCGGCGTCGCGGGCCTGTACGTCTCGTACACGTACGACCTGGCCGCCGGCGGTTCCGTCGTCGTGGTCCTCACCGCCCTGTTCGCCGTCACGTGGTGCCTGGCTCCCCGCCACGGGCTCCTCACGAGGCTCGTCAGGCGGACAGGCAGGGCGGCTCCCGTGCCCGCCGGACGGTGA
- a CDS encoding choice-of-anchor M domain-containing protein, translating into MRALTRGSRRAFTAAAVTAATAVLMGAAGLAVGGSGGARAAGGAVVLGEGEFDLTPRLVDGKPELQLDDRGGDTETTRDPSDIVVHAGPATKESVISPAYPIIGDLVDAYFLNGWHNAGQIFAPEPGWNGTEAGGDTEVKLSGFEGPGHFALYTYTRDMDNNDENAVQHLNSGDSAHRSFTLTADQERAVPTWAFTAEGVYRLTLTVTVGGVSDTETLAVVVGDDTDPAEVLPGDGTTPTPGNPTGSAAPSNSTTPTATAPTGHVIDNGHIDLAARPVDGSLRFQIKEGTASDHEWYEPDEVVLHVKPAAKRRVPEGHGFLGKAGDPVWWLPLQQIDGLVWPGWSTEEYARADIDGDITYRLDKVQGPGAVAVFNSDSFGSVDVRLNSGDGLPDGLPHSVHAHSHWNWTFTKEGVYRLTFTVGATLADGTKVSDTETLAWAVGDVDPSTVPPGAGGEPTATPTVTASPSGTATSTAGGSPSASAAPSADVPPSASGSPSGGGSGTGGSGGGSTGSAGGSTGSVSGGGLAATGAGVLVPFAAALAAVFTGAAAFLAVRRHRRVG; encoded by the coding sequence ATGCGAGCCCTGACGCGCGGAAGCAGACGCGCCTTCACCGCCGCGGCGGTGACCGCGGCGACCGCGGTGCTCATGGGCGCGGCAGGGCTGGCCGTCGGCGGCAGCGGGGGAGCCCGCGCCGCCGGCGGTGCCGTCGTCCTCGGCGAGGGCGAGTTCGACCTCACTCCCCGGCTGGTCGACGGCAAGCCGGAGTTGCAGCTCGACGACCGCGGCGGGGACACGGAGACCACCCGCGACCCCTCCGACATCGTGGTGCACGCCGGACCGGCGACCAAGGAGTCCGTGATCTCACCGGCGTACCCGATCATCGGGGATCTGGTCGACGCCTACTTCCTCAACGGCTGGCACAACGCGGGCCAGATCTTCGCCCCGGAACCGGGCTGGAACGGCACCGAGGCGGGCGGCGACACGGAGGTGAAGCTCTCGGGCTTCGAGGGCCCCGGGCACTTCGCGCTCTACACCTACACCCGCGACATGGACAACAACGACGAGAACGCGGTGCAGCACCTCAACAGCGGTGACAGCGCGCACCGTTCGTTCACTCTGACCGCGGACCAGGAACGCGCCGTCCCCACCTGGGCGTTCACGGCAGAGGGCGTCTACCGGCTCACCCTCACGGTGACCGTCGGCGGCGTCAGCGACACCGAGACCCTCGCCGTGGTCGTCGGCGACGACACCGACCCGGCCGAGGTACTGCCGGGCGACGGCACGACCCCGACTCCTGGCAACCCGACGGGTTCGGCCGCGCCGTCGAACAGCACGACCCCGACCGCCACCGCACCCACCGGGCACGTCATCGACAACGGCCACATCGACCTCGCCGCCCGGCCGGTGGACGGCTCGCTGCGGTTCCAGATCAAAGAAGGCACGGCGTCCGACCACGAGTGGTACGAGCCGGACGAGGTCGTGCTGCACGTGAAGCCCGCGGCCAAGCGGCGGGTCCCCGAGGGGCACGGGTTCCTGGGGAAGGCCGGCGACCCCGTGTGGTGGCTGCCGCTGCAGCAGATCGACGGGCTGGTGTGGCCCGGCTGGAGCACCGAGGAGTACGCCAGGGCCGACATCGACGGAGACATCACCTACCGGCTCGACAAGGTGCAAGGGCCGGGCGCGGTGGCCGTGTTCAACTCGGACTCGTTCGGTTCCGTCGACGTCAGGCTCAACAGCGGCGACGGGCTGCCCGACGGCCTCCCGCACTCCGTCCACGCGCACAGCCACTGGAACTGGACCTTCACCAAGGAGGGCGTGTACCGCCTGACCTTCACCGTCGGCGCGACTCTCGCCGACGGCACCAAGGTCAGCGACACCGAGACCCTGGCGTGGGCGGTGGGTGACGTCGACCCGTCGACCGTGCCCCCGGGCGCGGGCGGCGAGCCCACGGCGACGCCCACCGTCACCGCCTCGCCGTCCGGCACCGCCACCTCCACCGCCGGCGGCTCGCCGTCGGCGTCGGCCGCTCCTTCGGCCGATGTGCCGCCGTCCGCGTCCGGCTCGCCGAGCGGCGGCGGCAGCGGAACGGGCGGCTCGGGGGGCGGCAGCACCGGTTCGGCCGGCGGTTCGACCGGGAGCGTGAGCGGGGGCGGGCTCGCCGCCACGGGCGCGGGCGTGCTGGTGCCGTTCGCCGCGGCGCTGGCCGCGGTGTTCACGGGTGCGGCCGCCTTCCTCGCCGTACGCCGCCACCGTCGCGTCGGCTGA